A single window of Salvia splendens isolate huo1 chromosome 8, SspV2, whole genome shotgun sequence DNA harbors:
- the LOC121742923 gene encoding MLO-like protein 12, giving the protein MKFRVVQWHVILESSQLVLKNICDGEMAGESDGEESASLERTPTWAVATVCFLLISISILLEHGLHLLAKYLGRKRRKSLLGALNKIKSDLLLLGFISFSLVMLEKPIATICIPRSAVESFLPCKSLTTDEDEEPKCEENGKMSLMSRGGVQELQVLIFFLAFFHVLSTLLTFTLGAAKMKRWEHWEAETRTLEYQFSNDPRRFQFIHQTSFGRRHLRYWSQYRLLRLPVNFLRQFFRSVYQVDYLTLRHGFITAHFSEGNSFDFQKYIKRALEKDFEVAVGMRLWIWVFSVLFIFFNAYVFRNYVWLPFIPLVMLLIAGTKLQGIITKMCLDTSDKSHVIQGTLLVRPSDHFFWFDRPRFLLHLMHLLLFQNSFQLAFFAWSWYKFGLRSCFHRKNEDIVIKIAMGVLIPILCGYVTLPLYALVTQMGTSMGNSVFPEKVVGGLKRWCAKARRNLAARRGDLTSRSLDASVESSPSFANLDASLPLDLDYTSDDDGIERSDHHHQQLGSFHGIEPSRV; this is encoded by the exons ATGAAATTCCGCGTTGTACAGTGGCACGTGATTTTGGAAAGTTCACAACTTG ttttaaaaaatatctgcGACGGAGAAATGGCTGGTGAAAGTGACGGAGAAGAAAGTGCGAGTCTTGAGAGGACGCCGACATGGGCGGTCGCTACTGTTTGCTTCCTTCTTATTTCGATTTCCATTCTTTTGGAGCACGGCCTTCATTTGCTTGCCAAG TATTTGGGGAGGAAGAGGAGAAAATCACTCCTTGGAGCACTCAACAAGATCAAATCAG ACTTACTGCTTTTGGGGTTTATCTCGTTCTCGCTGGTGATGCTGGAGAAGCCAATTGCAACTATATGCATACCTAGAAGCGCCGTAGAATCCTTTCTTCCTTGCAAGAGCCTCACAACTGATGAAGACGAGGAACctaaatgtgaagaaaat GGGAAGATGTCGTTGATGTCGAGGGGAGGTGTCCAGGAGCTTCAGGTCTTGATCTTTTTCTTGGCTTTCTTCCACGTTTTGTCCACTTTACTCACCTTCACTCTTGGTGCTGCAAAG ATGAAGAGATGGGAACATTGGGAGGCAGAAACAAGGACCTTGGAATATCAATTTTCAAACG ATCCAAGGAGGTTCCAATTCATTCATCAAACCTCATTTGGAAGGAGGCATCTTAGATATTGGAGTCAATACAGATTGTTGCGACTGCCG GTTAATTTTCTTCGACAGTTCTTTCGATCAGTCTACCAAGTAGACTATCTCACTCTTCGACATGGCTTCATCACA GCTCATTTCTCTGAAGGAAATAGCTTCGATTTCCAGAAGTATATCAAGAGAGCACTTGAGAAAGATTTTGAGGTGGCGGTTGGTATGCG CCTCTGGATTTGGGTGTTCTCTGTGCTCTTCATATTCTTCAATGCATATG TATTCCGTAACTATGTTTGGCTTCCCTTCATCCCATTAGTG ATGCTGCTCATTGCTGGCACTAAGCTGCAAGGCATCATCACGAAAATGTGCTTAGACACTAGTGATAAGTCCCATGTAATCCAAGGAACATTGCTTGTTAGACCAAGCGATCACTTCTTCTGGTTCGATCGTCCCAGATTCCTCCTCCACCTCATGCACCTCCTCTTGTTTCAG AACTCGTTTCAACTGGCATTCTTCGCATGGTCTTGG TACAAATTTGGCCTGAGGTCGTGCTTCCACCGCAAAAATGAAGATATCGTGATCAAGATCGCAATGGGAGTGCTGATTCCCATCCTCTGCGGCTATGTCACTCTCCCCTTGTATGCTTTAGTCACTCAG ATGGGAACATCCATGGGAAACTCTGTGTTCCCTGAAAAAGTGGTTGGAGGGCTCAAGAGATGGTGCGCGAAGGCCAGGAGAAACTTGGCTGCGAGGAGAGGAGACTTGACATCGCGTTCCTTGGATGCATCGGTGGAATCATCTCCCTCATTTGCTAATCTTGATGCCTCACTGCCTTTAGATCTGGATTATACGAGCGATGATGATGGCATTGAGAGGTcagaccaccaccaccagcagcTCGGATCTTTTCATGGTATCGAGCCGAGCAGAGTCTAG
- the LOC121742974 gene encoding auxin response factor 3-like isoform X1 has translation MVCGMIDLNTVNNDDETASPCGSPSSAAASGSFELAAPPSVSMELWHACAGPLISLPRKGSAVVYFPQGHVEHLPEHPAVAYDLPPHVFCRVVDVKLHADAASDEVYAQVSLISDQQQIEQKWREGIIESETEDEDHESVGKTMTPHMFCKTLTASDTSTHGGFSVPRRAAEDCFPALDYKQQRPSQELVAKDLHGIEWKFRHIYRGQPRRHLLTTGWSAFVNKKKLVSGDAVLFLRGGDGELRLGIRRATQIKTGATTLPPTSQQFNASSIAAVVNAITTQSTFDICYNPRVRSSDIIVPHHKFCKSLTQSFSCGMRFKIRFEAEDSSERRCSGLIVGVSDVDPASWPGSKWKCLLVRWDDMEVNRLNRVSPWEIELAGPMSGSNGFALPGTKRNRTGFPAAKPDAPIHRDGNDVSDFGEPLRFQKVLQGQEVFPFGSPYAGGEGSRNHLSDIRGYPNLSGFHAGGNSIRQHHADTRNSLERTVAGESFQFRKVLQGQETTPILSYGRGPQEKNASNVFNGMQFPRNGSCWSTAPQYNVSPHLSPSMIRGLSPSIPLLQQANPQSSQITSLLYGHQNMHDTSNPDSYRVSQRIPKKFAPYEINTKDNLQHGYRSPEAPSPTVSAHRPLLTQPLFRDSNNFVSMYKDSCRLFGFPLTEGMNAIGKADNQVAPSASAYGHGSNEEQLYQPPLVTKVMASSCTKPSDMHAVRDRLLDIAL, from the exons ATGGTGTGTGGTATGATCGATTTGAACACTGTGAACAATGATGATGAAACGGCGTCGCCCTGTGGCTCGCCGTCGTCGGCAGCGGCCTCCGGGAGCTTCGAATTGGCTGCGCCGCCATCGGTGTCTATGGAGCTCTGGCACGCATGTGCGGGGCCGCTGATTTCGCTGCCGAGGAAAGGGAGCGCCGTCGTCTATTTCCCCCAGGGACATGTGGAGCACCTCCCTGAGCATCCTGCCGTAGCTTATGATCTCCCTCCCCACGTCTTTTGCCGTGTTGTTGATGTTAAACTCCAT GCGGATGCGGCTAGTGATGAGGTGTATGCACAGGTTTCACTCATTTCGGATCAACAG CAGATAGAGCAAAAATGGAGGGAAGGCATAATAGAATCTGAGACAGAAGACGAAGATCATGAAAGTGTGGGGAAGACTATGACACCCCACATGTTCTGTAAAACTCTTACCGCATCAGATACCAGTACACATGGTGGATTTTCTGTTCCTCGTCGCGCTGCCGAGGACTGCTTTCCTGCACTG GATTATAAACAACAGAGACCTTCACAAGAGCTTGTCGCTAAGGATTTACATGGAATTGAGTGGAAGTTCCGGCATATCTACAGAG GTCAGCCTCGAAGGCATTTACTCACTACTGGTTGGAGTGCATTTGTCAATAAGAAGAAGCTGGTGTCTGGAGATGCTGTCCTATTTCTAAG AGGTGGTGATGGGGAACTGAGGCTTGGAATTCGTAGAGCTACGCAAATCAAAACTGGTGCTACCACCCTCCCCCCCACTAGCCAACAGTTCAACGCTAGTAGCATTGCTGCAGTAGTGAATGCAATAACCACTCAGAGCACATTTGATATTTGTTATAATCCAAG AGTGCGGTCTTCAGATATTATTGTGCCTCATCACAAGTTCTGCAAGAGCCTTACACAAAGTTTTTCATGTGGAATGAGGTTCAAAATTCGTTTTGAAGCAGAAGATTCTTCTGAGAGAAG GTGCAGTGGCCTCATTGTTGGTGTCAGTGATGTGGATCCTGCAAGTTGGCCTGGTTCAAAGTGGAAATGCTTACTG GTTAGATGGGATGATATGGAGGTTAATCGTCTTAATAGGGTATCTCCTTGGGAGATTGAGCTGGCTGGTCCTATGTCTGGATCCAACGGCTTTGCGTTGCCTGGAACCAAAAGAAATAGGACAGGCTTCCCAGCAGCGAAGCCCGATGCTCCCATTCACAGAG ATGGGAACGATGTTTCAGACTTTGGAGAGCCTCTAAGGTTCCAAAAGGTCTTGCAAGGTCAAGAAGTATTTCCTTTCGGTTCTCCATATGCCGGAGGTGAAGGTTCCCGGAATCACCTATCAGACATTAGGGGATATCCCAACCTCAGCGGCTTTCATGCTGGCGGAAACAGCATCAGGCAACATCATGCAGATACTCGGAATTCGTTGGAGAGAACTGTTGCAGGTGAATCCTTTCAATTCCGTAAGGTCTTGCAAGGTCAAGAAACAACACCAATCCTGTCTTATGGAAGAGGCCCACAGGAAAAGAATGCTAGTAATGTGTTTAATGGGATGCAGTTCCCCAGGAATGGGAGTTGCTGGTCCACCGCACCCCAGTACAATGTTAGTCCCCACCTTTCACCATCAATGATTCGAGGGTTATCACCTTCAATACCGTTGTTGCAGCAGGCAAATCCTCAAAGCTCTCAAATTACGTCCCTGCTTTACGGCCATCAGAATATGCATGATACTAGCAATCCGGATTCGTACCGTGTTTCTCAAAGAATTCCAAAGAAGTTTGCACCATACGAAATCAACACCAAGGACAATCTGCAGCATGGATACAGATCCCCCGAAGCCCCTAGCCCAACAGTGTCAGCTCATCGTCCTCTCCTTACTCAACCGCTATTCAGGGACAGCAATAATTTTGTGTCCATGTATAAAGACAGTTGTAGGCTCTTCGGATTCCCTCTGACTGAGGGGATGAATGCAATTGGAAAGGCAGATAATCAGGTTGCTCCGTCTGCTTCTGCTTATGGTCATGGGAGCAATGAAGAACAACTGTATCAGCCTCCATTAGTGACCAAGGTTATGGCTAGCAGCTGTACTAAGCCTAGCGACATGCACGCTGTGAGAGACAGGCTTCTCGATATCGCTCTCTAA
- the LOC121742974 gene encoding auxin response factor 3-like isoform X3, which translates to MVCGMIDLNTVNNDDETASPCGSPSSAAASGSFELAAPPSVSMELWHACAGPLISLPRKGSAVVYFPQGHVEHLPEHPAVAYDLPPHVFCRVVDVKLHADAASDEVYAQVSLISDQQQIEQKWREGIIESETEDEDHESVGKTMTPHMFCKTLTASDTSTHGGFSVPRRAAEDCFPALDYKQQRPSQELVAKDLHGIEWKFRHIYRGQPRRHLLTTGWSAFVNKKKLVSGDAVLFLRGGDGELRLGIRRATQIKTGATTLPPTSQQFNASSIAAVVNAITTQSTFDICYNPRVRSSDIIVPHHKFCKSLTQSFSCGMRFKIRFEAEDSSERSGLIVGVSDVDPASWPGSKWKCLLVRWDDMEVNRLNRVSPWEIELAGPMSGSNGFALPGTKRNRTGFPAAKPDAPIHRDGNDVSDFGEPLRFQKVLQGQEVFPFGSPYAGGEGSRNHLSDIRGYPNLSGFHAGGNSIRQHHADTRNSLERTVAGESFQFRKVLQGQETTPILSYGRGPQEKNASNVFNGMQFPRNGSCWSTAPQYNVSPHLSPSMIRGLSPSIPLLQQANPQSSQITSLLYGHQNMHDTSNPDSYRVSQRIPKKFAPYEINTKDNLQHGYRSPEAPSPTVSAHRPLLTQPLFRDSNNFVSMYKDSCRLFGFPLTEGMNAIGKADNQVAPSASAYGHGSNEEQLYQPPLVTKVMASSCTKPSDMHAVRDRLLDIAL; encoded by the exons ATGGTGTGTGGTATGATCGATTTGAACACTGTGAACAATGATGATGAAACGGCGTCGCCCTGTGGCTCGCCGTCGTCGGCAGCGGCCTCCGGGAGCTTCGAATTGGCTGCGCCGCCATCGGTGTCTATGGAGCTCTGGCACGCATGTGCGGGGCCGCTGATTTCGCTGCCGAGGAAAGGGAGCGCCGTCGTCTATTTCCCCCAGGGACATGTGGAGCACCTCCCTGAGCATCCTGCCGTAGCTTATGATCTCCCTCCCCACGTCTTTTGCCGTGTTGTTGATGTTAAACTCCAT GCGGATGCGGCTAGTGATGAGGTGTATGCACAGGTTTCACTCATTTCGGATCAACAG CAGATAGAGCAAAAATGGAGGGAAGGCATAATAGAATCTGAGACAGAAGACGAAGATCATGAAAGTGTGGGGAAGACTATGACACCCCACATGTTCTGTAAAACTCTTACCGCATCAGATACCAGTACACATGGTGGATTTTCTGTTCCTCGTCGCGCTGCCGAGGACTGCTTTCCTGCACTG GATTATAAACAACAGAGACCTTCACAAGAGCTTGTCGCTAAGGATTTACATGGAATTGAGTGGAAGTTCCGGCATATCTACAGAG GTCAGCCTCGAAGGCATTTACTCACTACTGGTTGGAGTGCATTTGTCAATAAGAAGAAGCTGGTGTCTGGAGATGCTGTCCTATTTCTAAG AGGTGGTGATGGGGAACTGAGGCTTGGAATTCGTAGAGCTACGCAAATCAAAACTGGTGCTACCACCCTCCCCCCCACTAGCCAACAGTTCAACGCTAGTAGCATTGCTGCAGTAGTGAATGCAATAACCACTCAGAGCACATTTGATATTTGTTATAATCCAAG AGTGCGGTCTTCAGATATTATTGTGCCTCATCACAAGTTCTGCAAGAGCCTTACACAAAGTTTTTCATGTGGAATGAGGTTCAAAATTCGTTTTGAAGCAGAAGATTCTTCTGAGAGAAG TGGCCTCATTGTTGGTGTCAGTGATGTGGATCCTGCAAGTTGGCCTGGTTCAAAGTGGAAATGCTTACTG GTTAGATGGGATGATATGGAGGTTAATCGTCTTAATAGGGTATCTCCTTGGGAGATTGAGCTGGCTGGTCCTATGTCTGGATCCAACGGCTTTGCGTTGCCTGGAACCAAAAGAAATAGGACAGGCTTCCCAGCAGCGAAGCCCGATGCTCCCATTCACAGAG ATGGGAACGATGTTTCAGACTTTGGAGAGCCTCTAAGGTTCCAAAAGGTCTTGCAAGGTCAAGAAGTATTTCCTTTCGGTTCTCCATATGCCGGAGGTGAAGGTTCCCGGAATCACCTATCAGACATTAGGGGATATCCCAACCTCAGCGGCTTTCATGCTGGCGGAAACAGCATCAGGCAACATCATGCAGATACTCGGAATTCGTTGGAGAGAACTGTTGCAGGTGAATCCTTTCAATTCCGTAAGGTCTTGCAAGGTCAAGAAACAACACCAATCCTGTCTTATGGAAGAGGCCCACAGGAAAAGAATGCTAGTAATGTGTTTAATGGGATGCAGTTCCCCAGGAATGGGAGTTGCTGGTCCACCGCACCCCAGTACAATGTTAGTCCCCACCTTTCACCATCAATGATTCGAGGGTTATCACCTTCAATACCGTTGTTGCAGCAGGCAAATCCTCAAAGCTCTCAAATTACGTCCCTGCTTTACGGCCATCAGAATATGCATGATACTAGCAATCCGGATTCGTACCGTGTTTCTCAAAGAATTCCAAAGAAGTTTGCACCATACGAAATCAACACCAAGGACAATCTGCAGCATGGATACAGATCCCCCGAAGCCCCTAGCCCAACAGTGTCAGCTCATCGTCCTCTCCTTACTCAACCGCTATTCAGGGACAGCAATAATTTTGTGTCCATGTATAAAGACAGTTGTAGGCTCTTCGGATTCCCTCTGACTGAGGGGATGAATGCAATTGGAAAGGCAGATAATCAGGTTGCTCCGTCTGCTTCTGCTTATGGTCATGGGAGCAATGAAGAACAACTGTATCAGCCTCCATTAGTGACCAAGGTTATGGCTAGCAGCTGTACTAAGCCTAGCGACATGCACGCTGTGAGAGACAGGCTTCTCGATATCGCTCTCTAA
- the LOC121742974 gene encoding auxin response factor 3-like isoform X2 gives MVCGMIDLNTVNNDDETASPCGSPSSAAASGSFELAAPPSVSMELWHACAGPLISLPRKGSAVVYFPQGHVEHLPEHPAVAYDLPPHVFCRVVDVKLHADAASDEVYAQVSLISDQQIEQKWREGIIESETEDEDHESVGKTMTPHMFCKTLTASDTSTHGGFSVPRRAAEDCFPALDYKQQRPSQELVAKDLHGIEWKFRHIYRGQPRRHLLTTGWSAFVNKKKLVSGDAVLFLRGGDGELRLGIRRATQIKTGATTLPPTSQQFNASSIAAVVNAITTQSTFDICYNPRVRSSDIIVPHHKFCKSLTQSFSCGMRFKIRFEAEDSSERRCSGLIVGVSDVDPASWPGSKWKCLLVRWDDMEVNRLNRVSPWEIELAGPMSGSNGFALPGTKRNRTGFPAAKPDAPIHRDGNDVSDFGEPLRFQKVLQGQEVFPFGSPYAGGEGSRNHLSDIRGYPNLSGFHAGGNSIRQHHADTRNSLERTVAGESFQFRKVLQGQETTPILSYGRGPQEKNASNVFNGMQFPRNGSCWSTAPQYNVSPHLSPSMIRGLSPSIPLLQQANPQSSQITSLLYGHQNMHDTSNPDSYRVSQRIPKKFAPYEINTKDNLQHGYRSPEAPSPTVSAHRPLLTQPLFRDSNNFVSMYKDSCRLFGFPLTEGMNAIGKADNQVAPSASAYGHGSNEEQLYQPPLVTKVMASSCTKPSDMHAVRDRLLDIAL, from the exons ATGGTGTGTGGTATGATCGATTTGAACACTGTGAACAATGATGATGAAACGGCGTCGCCCTGTGGCTCGCCGTCGTCGGCAGCGGCCTCCGGGAGCTTCGAATTGGCTGCGCCGCCATCGGTGTCTATGGAGCTCTGGCACGCATGTGCGGGGCCGCTGATTTCGCTGCCGAGGAAAGGGAGCGCCGTCGTCTATTTCCCCCAGGGACATGTGGAGCACCTCCCTGAGCATCCTGCCGTAGCTTATGATCTCCCTCCCCACGTCTTTTGCCGTGTTGTTGATGTTAAACTCCAT GCGGATGCGGCTAGTGATGAGGTGTATGCACAGGTTTCACTCATTTCGGATCAACAG ATAGAGCAAAAATGGAGGGAAGGCATAATAGAATCTGAGACAGAAGACGAAGATCATGAAAGTGTGGGGAAGACTATGACACCCCACATGTTCTGTAAAACTCTTACCGCATCAGATACCAGTACACATGGTGGATTTTCTGTTCCTCGTCGCGCTGCCGAGGACTGCTTTCCTGCACTG GATTATAAACAACAGAGACCTTCACAAGAGCTTGTCGCTAAGGATTTACATGGAATTGAGTGGAAGTTCCGGCATATCTACAGAG GTCAGCCTCGAAGGCATTTACTCACTACTGGTTGGAGTGCATTTGTCAATAAGAAGAAGCTGGTGTCTGGAGATGCTGTCCTATTTCTAAG AGGTGGTGATGGGGAACTGAGGCTTGGAATTCGTAGAGCTACGCAAATCAAAACTGGTGCTACCACCCTCCCCCCCACTAGCCAACAGTTCAACGCTAGTAGCATTGCTGCAGTAGTGAATGCAATAACCACTCAGAGCACATTTGATATTTGTTATAATCCAAG AGTGCGGTCTTCAGATATTATTGTGCCTCATCACAAGTTCTGCAAGAGCCTTACACAAAGTTTTTCATGTGGAATGAGGTTCAAAATTCGTTTTGAAGCAGAAGATTCTTCTGAGAGAAG GTGCAGTGGCCTCATTGTTGGTGTCAGTGATGTGGATCCTGCAAGTTGGCCTGGTTCAAAGTGGAAATGCTTACTG GTTAGATGGGATGATATGGAGGTTAATCGTCTTAATAGGGTATCTCCTTGGGAGATTGAGCTGGCTGGTCCTATGTCTGGATCCAACGGCTTTGCGTTGCCTGGAACCAAAAGAAATAGGACAGGCTTCCCAGCAGCGAAGCCCGATGCTCCCATTCACAGAG ATGGGAACGATGTTTCAGACTTTGGAGAGCCTCTAAGGTTCCAAAAGGTCTTGCAAGGTCAAGAAGTATTTCCTTTCGGTTCTCCATATGCCGGAGGTGAAGGTTCCCGGAATCACCTATCAGACATTAGGGGATATCCCAACCTCAGCGGCTTTCATGCTGGCGGAAACAGCATCAGGCAACATCATGCAGATACTCGGAATTCGTTGGAGAGAACTGTTGCAGGTGAATCCTTTCAATTCCGTAAGGTCTTGCAAGGTCAAGAAACAACACCAATCCTGTCTTATGGAAGAGGCCCACAGGAAAAGAATGCTAGTAATGTGTTTAATGGGATGCAGTTCCCCAGGAATGGGAGTTGCTGGTCCACCGCACCCCAGTACAATGTTAGTCCCCACCTTTCACCATCAATGATTCGAGGGTTATCACCTTCAATACCGTTGTTGCAGCAGGCAAATCCTCAAAGCTCTCAAATTACGTCCCTGCTTTACGGCCATCAGAATATGCATGATACTAGCAATCCGGATTCGTACCGTGTTTCTCAAAGAATTCCAAAGAAGTTTGCACCATACGAAATCAACACCAAGGACAATCTGCAGCATGGATACAGATCCCCCGAAGCCCCTAGCCCAACAGTGTCAGCTCATCGTCCTCTCCTTACTCAACCGCTATTCAGGGACAGCAATAATTTTGTGTCCATGTATAAAGACAGTTGTAGGCTCTTCGGATTCCCTCTGACTGAGGGGATGAATGCAATTGGAAAGGCAGATAATCAGGTTGCTCCGTCTGCTTCTGCTTATGGTCATGGGAGCAATGAAGAACAACTGTATCAGCCTCCATTAGTGACCAAGGTTATGGCTAGCAGCTGTACTAAGCCTAGCGACATGCACGCTGTGAGAGACAGGCTTCTCGATATCGCTCTCTAA
- the LOC121742974 gene encoding auxin response factor 3-like isoform X4, translating to MVCGMIDLNTVNNDDETASPCGSPSSAAASGSFELAAPPSVSMELWHACAGPLISLPRKGSAVVYFPQGHVEHLPEHPAVAYDLPPHVFCRVVDVKLHADAASDEVYAQVSLISDQQIEQKWREGIIESETEDEDHESVGKTMTPHMFCKTLTASDTSTHGGFSVPRRAAEDCFPALDYKQQRPSQELVAKDLHGIEWKFRHIYRGQPRRHLLTTGWSAFVNKKKLVSGDAVLFLRGGDGELRLGIRRATQIKTGATTLPPTSQQFNASSIAAVVNAITTQSTFDICYNPRVRSSDIIVPHHKFCKSLTQSFSCGMRFKIRFEAEDSSERSGLIVGVSDVDPASWPGSKWKCLLVRWDDMEVNRLNRVSPWEIELAGPMSGSNGFALPGTKRNRTGFPAAKPDAPIHRDGNDVSDFGEPLRFQKVLQGQEVFPFGSPYAGGEGSRNHLSDIRGYPNLSGFHAGGNSIRQHHADTRNSLERTVAGESFQFRKVLQGQETTPILSYGRGPQEKNASNVFNGMQFPRNGSCWSTAPQYNVSPHLSPSMIRGLSPSIPLLQQANPQSSQITSLLYGHQNMHDTSNPDSYRVSQRIPKKFAPYEINTKDNLQHGYRSPEAPSPTVSAHRPLLTQPLFRDSNNFVSMYKDSCRLFGFPLTEGMNAIGKADNQVAPSASAYGHGSNEEQLYQPPLVTKVMASSCTKPSDMHAVRDRLLDIAL from the exons ATGGTGTGTGGTATGATCGATTTGAACACTGTGAACAATGATGATGAAACGGCGTCGCCCTGTGGCTCGCCGTCGTCGGCAGCGGCCTCCGGGAGCTTCGAATTGGCTGCGCCGCCATCGGTGTCTATGGAGCTCTGGCACGCATGTGCGGGGCCGCTGATTTCGCTGCCGAGGAAAGGGAGCGCCGTCGTCTATTTCCCCCAGGGACATGTGGAGCACCTCCCTGAGCATCCTGCCGTAGCTTATGATCTCCCTCCCCACGTCTTTTGCCGTGTTGTTGATGTTAAACTCCAT GCGGATGCGGCTAGTGATGAGGTGTATGCACAGGTTTCACTCATTTCGGATCAACAG ATAGAGCAAAAATGGAGGGAAGGCATAATAGAATCTGAGACAGAAGACGAAGATCATGAAAGTGTGGGGAAGACTATGACACCCCACATGTTCTGTAAAACTCTTACCGCATCAGATACCAGTACACATGGTGGATTTTCTGTTCCTCGTCGCGCTGCCGAGGACTGCTTTCCTGCACTG GATTATAAACAACAGAGACCTTCACAAGAGCTTGTCGCTAAGGATTTACATGGAATTGAGTGGAAGTTCCGGCATATCTACAGAG GTCAGCCTCGAAGGCATTTACTCACTACTGGTTGGAGTGCATTTGTCAATAAGAAGAAGCTGGTGTCTGGAGATGCTGTCCTATTTCTAAG AGGTGGTGATGGGGAACTGAGGCTTGGAATTCGTAGAGCTACGCAAATCAAAACTGGTGCTACCACCCTCCCCCCCACTAGCCAACAGTTCAACGCTAGTAGCATTGCTGCAGTAGTGAATGCAATAACCACTCAGAGCACATTTGATATTTGTTATAATCCAAG AGTGCGGTCTTCAGATATTATTGTGCCTCATCACAAGTTCTGCAAGAGCCTTACACAAAGTTTTTCATGTGGAATGAGGTTCAAAATTCGTTTTGAAGCAGAAGATTCTTCTGAGAGAAG TGGCCTCATTGTTGGTGTCAGTGATGTGGATCCTGCAAGTTGGCCTGGTTCAAAGTGGAAATGCTTACTG GTTAGATGGGATGATATGGAGGTTAATCGTCTTAATAGGGTATCTCCTTGGGAGATTGAGCTGGCTGGTCCTATGTCTGGATCCAACGGCTTTGCGTTGCCTGGAACCAAAAGAAATAGGACAGGCTTCCCAGCAGCGAAGCCCGATGCTCCCATTCACAGAG ATGGGAACGATGTTTCAGACTTTGGAGAGCCTCTAAGGTTCCAAAAGGTCTTGCAAGGTCAAGAAGTATTTCCTTTCGGTTCTCCATATGCCGGAGGTGAAGGTTCCCGGAATCACCTATCAGACATTAGGGGATATCCCAACCTCAGCGGCTTTCATGCTGGCGGAAACAGCATCAGGCAACATCATGCAGATACTCGGAATTCGTTGGAGAGAACTGTTGCAGGTGAATCCTTTCAATTCCGTAAGGTCTTGCAAGGTCAAGAAACAACACCAATCCTGTCTTATGGAAGAGGCCCACAGGAAAAGAATGCTAGTAATGTGTTTAATGGGATGCAGTTCCCCAGGAATGGGAGTTGCTGGTCCACCGCACCCCAGTACAATGTTAGTCCCCACCTTTCACCATCAATGATTCGAGGGTTATCACCTTCAATACCGTTGTTGCAGCAGGCAAATCCTCAAAGCTCTCAAATTACGTCCCTGCTTTACGGCCATCAGAATATGCATGATACTAGCAATCCGGATTCGTACCGTGTTTCTCAAAGAATTCCAAAGAAGTTTGCACCATACGAAATCAACACCAAGGACAATCTGCAGCATGGATACAGATCCCCCGAAGCCCCTAGCCCAACAGTGTCAGCTCATCGTCCTCTCCTTACTCAACCGCTATTCAGGGACAGCAATAATTTTGTGTCCATGTATAAAGACAGTTGTAGGCTCTTCGGATTCCCTCTGACTGAGGGGATGAATGCAATTGGAAAGGCAGATAATCAGGTTGCTCCGTCTGCTTCTGCTTATGGTCATGGGAGCAATGAAGAACAACTGTATCAGCCTCCATTAGTGACCAAGGTTATGGCTAGCAGCTGTACTAAGCCTAGCGACATGCACGCTGTGAGAGACAGGCTTCTCGATATCGCTCTCTAA